Genomic DNA from Roseburia intestinalis L1-82:
TTCTTTTTCTTTTTATATGTGATAAAATAGTTTATTATGAAGGAAATCAGGGAGGATTTATATGAAACACTGGCACGAAGAAATGCCTTTTACAGCAGATGATTCACTGGCAGAACTGATATTTACAGAGAATTCTCTTTTTTTTGATATAGAAACAACCGGATTTTCAGCTGCACGCACATCACTCTATCTGATCGGATGCGCTGCGCGGAAAGAAAATCTGCTTATTGTCGATCAGTTTTTTGCAGAAACTCCGGCAGATGAATCGGATGTACTGCATGCATTTTTGGATTATCTGCAAAATTTTGATACGATCATCACGTTTAACGGAATCGGTTTTGATATTCCGTACCTGACAAACAAATGTCAGAAGTACAAAATACCAGAACCATTTTCCGCTTATGAATATGTTGACATCTATAAAATGATCTCAGGCTTTCGTTTTCTTTTTGCCCTTCCAAATTTAAAGCAGAAAACGGTAGAGCAATTCATTGGTTTAGAACGCGAGGACGCATATAACGGTGGTGAACTGATAGATGTATACAAGGCATGTCAGAAAAATCCAGATAAAAAACTTATCTCTCTTTTAAAGCAGCACAATTATGAGGATGTTATCGATATGCCAAAGCTTCTCTCCGTACTGTCCTATGTAAAGCTGTTTGAGGGCGCATTTAATGTGACATCCGTCTGTGCCAATGAATCTGTCTCCTATGACGGCAAACCCTGCAGGGAGATTCTCTTTTCCATGCAAAACATTTTTCCGGTTCCTAAACGTGTTTCCTGTCATTATGAGGATTTCCATCTGGTTGTCGATACAGACCAGACAACACTCTGTGTCCGTTTATATACAGGGGAACTCAAATATTTTCTTTCTGATTATAAAAATTACTGGTATCTGCCTGAGGAAGATCTCGCCATTCCCTCAAGCCTTGCTGCCTCGATTCCAAAAGAACGAAGAAAAAAAGCTACCGCAGGAACCTGCTATAAAAAAAAGAATGCCATTTTTGTTCCCCAGTATCAGGAAATACAAAAACCGGCATTCCGTCTTATGTTTAAAGATAAAAAAAGTTATTTTGAACTGTCAGAAGATTTTGTTGCTTCCAGTGAAATGCAGAAAGAATATTGTATGCATGTACTGCAGTTTATCTGGAAGAAAAAATTGTGAACTGTCATTCCTTTTATTTATAATTTGATCTGGTCAACCTTACTCCATGCACTATAAACCTTTTTGCCATCTGCCAGCTTATATGTTCGTATCTGTACATAATACACCGCATTATTTTTCAGTTTCTTTATTTTTAATGTGGTGTTTTTATTTCTGGTAATCACTTTTTTCTGCACATTTTTCTTCATCTTTGAATCAGTACTATAACGTATCTCATATCCGGTGGCACTATCTGCTTTTTTCCAGGATAGCTCTATCTCCCCGGCGTTTACGCTGACACTTTTCGTAAAAGATGTTTTTTTCGGTAATATTTTAAATGTTTTTGTGACTGTTCCAATATACGCACCTTTTCCACTGACGATCACTGTTGCAATGCCGCTTTTTTTATTATTTTTATACTTCACGGTATAATCAGTGCCTTGTTTTAATTTTTTCCCTTTCAATGTAACCGTCACAGACGGTTTCTTCGCTTTGCCATCGTATGTATAAGTATTTTTATTGAGTGTACATTTTGCTTTTTTTATGCTGGCTAAATTATCCGGATTTTCAAATTTTATATGAAATGTCTGATACCAGCCATTCTGAACATCATATTCATAAGAAACCGTGTTTGTTTTTTTATCCGTCAGTGTAACAACAGAACCATATCCTCCATCACTTCTGGTTCCTCCTGTTACTTCTCCAATCTTTGACATATCAAATCCCGGCAATTTTGCCAGATCGATCTTTTTCCCCTTTTCAACTGTATAATACTGATTATCAAATTTATACCATCCCAGCCCTGATATATTACTAATATCAAAACTGGTAAGTTCATTACCGTTCAGCTCTATATTGGTCAGATTTGTAGATTTTCTCAAA
This window encodes:
- a CDS encoding ribonuclease H-like domain-containing protein encodes the protein MKHWHEEMPFTADDSLAELIFTENSLFFDIETTGFSAARTSLYLIGCAARKENLLIVDQFFAETPADESDVLHAFLDYLQNFDTIITFNGIGFDIPYLTNKCQKYKIPEPFSAYEYVDIYKMISGFRFLFALPNLKQKTVEQFIGLEREDAYNGGELIDVYKACQKNPDKKLISLLKQHNYEDVIDMPKLLSVLSYVKLFEGAFNVTSVCANESVSYDGKPCREILFSMQNIFPVPKRVSCHYEDFHLVVDTDQTTLCVRLYTGELKYFLSDYKNYWYLPEEDLAIPSSLAASIPKERRKKATAGTCYKKKNAIFVPQYQEIQKPAFRLMFKDKKSYFELSEDFVASSEMQKEYCMHVLQFIWKKKL